A genomic window from Scophthalmus maximus strain ysfricsl-2021 chromosome 17, ASM2237912v1, whole genome shotgun sequence includes:
- the unm_sa1261 gene encoding serine/threonine-protein kinase SBK1 — MNSSPHGSRASVDILEELQLIAAQNLERLDINKYYEVVRELGKGTYGKVDLVVHKIRGTKMALKFLRKKTTKLKSFLREYSISLYLSPCPFIINMYGIAFETDDYYVFAQEFAPAGDLFDIIPPQVGLPEAVAKRCVHQVAIGLDYLHCKKLVHRDIKPENILIFDRECRKVKLSDFGMTRRAGSPVKRVSGTIPYTAPELCDASRHEGFCVDASTDVWAFGVLLFCMLTGNFPWEKAMPSDAFYEEFVRWQRRRTGTVPSQWRRFTDEALRMFRRLLSVEQERRCSVKEVFSHFNHCWMLDTQNGNSSSGGPAGGAPPLDMSSSSSEEDVLVDRLKHQSLSPACAAAKGSVMMDTHYSSASTNSSPSSTGSYERVNRENNERGGRMLVATSIEICV, encoded by the exons ATGAACTCGTCGCCCCACGGCTCCCGCGCCTCCGTCGACATCCTGGAGGAACTCCAGCTGATCGCTGCACAGAACCTGGAGAGGCTGGACATCAACAAATACTATGAGGTCGTCCGCGAACTGGGGAAGGGCACGTACGGGAAAGTGGACCTGGTCGTCCACAAAATCAGAG GCACGAAGATGGCCCTGAAGTTTCtgaggaagaagacgacgaagcTCAAGAGCTTCCTGCGCGAGTACAGCATCTCCCTGTACCTGTCGCCCTGCCCCTTCATCATCAACATGTACGGCATCGCCTTCGAGACCGACGACTACTACGTCTTCGCCCAGGAGTTCGCTCCGGCCGGAGACCTGTTCGACATCATCCCGCCGCAG GTGGGACTCCCCGAGGCCGTGGCGAAGCGCTGCGTCCACCAGGTGGCCATCGGCCTGGACTACCTGCACTGTAAGAAGCTGGTCCACAGGGACATCAAGCCGGAGAACATCCTCATCTTCGACAGAGAGTGCAGGAAGGTCAAGCTGTCGGACTTCGGCATGACGCGGCGGGCCGGCTCTCCGGTGAAGCGCGTGAGCGGCACCATCCCGTACACGGCGCCCGAGCTGTGCGACGCCTCGCGACACGAGGGCTTCTGCGTGGACGCCAGCACGGACGTGTGGGCGTTCGGCGTGCTGCTCTTCTGCATGCTGACGGGGAACTTCCCCTGGGAGAAGGCCATGCCCAGCGACGCCTTCTACGAGGAGTTTGTCCGCTGGCAGCGTCGCCGCACGGGCACGGTGCCGTCGCAGTGGCGCCGCTTCACCGACGAAGCTCTACGGATGTTTCGGCGGCTCCTCTCCGTGGAGCAGGAGCGCCGCTGCTCCGTCAAAGAAGTCTTCAGCCACTTCAACCACTGCTGGATGTTGGACACGCAGAACGggaacagcagcagcggaggacCGGCGGGCGGCGCTCCTCCGCTGGACATGAGCTCGTCCTCGTCTGAAGAAGACGTCCTGGTGGACAGACTGAAGCATCAGAGCTTGTCGCCGGCCTGCGCGGCGGCGAAGGGGAGCGTCATGATGGACACCCACTACTCGTCCGCGTCCACCAACAGCTCGCCGTCGTCCACCGGCAGCTACGAGCGCGTCAACAGGGAGAACAACGAGCGAGGAGGACGCATGCTGGTGGCCACGTCCATCGAGATCTGCGTGTAG